Proteins encoded in a region of the Vicia villosa cultivar HV-30 ecotype Madison, WI linkage group LG5, Vvil1.0, whole genome shotgun sequence genome:
- the LOC131602600 gene encoding autophagy-related protein 2 isoform X1, translating to MFPWKIAKSAEAMFSRWALKRVCKFFLKKKLGQFILGEIDLDQLDVQLSQGTIQLTDLALNLDFINAKLGKTSSIMVKEGSIGYLLVKMPWSGKGCEVEVNELELVVSPCTNRTATAEDETCGSSDVDKDNCEIKYSSSKTNHETGDDAMKSISMDVHEGVKTIANMIKWLLTSFHVKITNVIVAFDPFLENDEGREMDCHGTLVLRVSEIQCGTSLSEDTESNVDLLGISQLINFVKFDGAVLEILKIDNEKKELPGQHVLETGCGEAGLGSTRSTCPVMTGKQGGFGGNIKLSIPWKNGSLDICKVDADVYVDPVVLIFQPSSIEWLLKSWGTLKNLNKEAKCKNHNLRGPSHLNSALVNPSSTSVSIANVTSEMITGHGSLRANCASLTQPEDPESPEALLPAANLISDWVPFSTHLNPKDGFQEPDFGASVDQFFECFDGMRNSQSALGSSGMWNWTCSVFSAITAASSLASGSLQIPPEQPHMETNLRATFSGVSVVLSFYDDEQSCFYKPEIGNTVGSQIDYLGAECNEIVVAMKVCPQIMTFDGLVKHVEVANFLNIGSDAENQSALVGHLQTKVLDALPLSTSYNLDSDSLIGPVATDFPFGNKDFLLKVTLFKTSGVTNCKFTVQSSSSDGCVTGMTSFSLNLPPFTFWVIFSVINVLTNLLKEIGKSLEVHNKAEEIFSEASDEKYGSSQNDAKQSFSPCATSFSTTECFHGDISICSARVILCFPFDKAGDRAASFSWEKLIALDFSSSSPLNKGCTPDGSQTSSASSKKRFPSVAAQSLQLNFCDLDIYLITSTSNGSGRISSNDVKNEEFYGSCFLSIARRRGSFSVFRVVWQEGQVTGTWIAKKARLFVNSEQSMGKDDIAGRGYEYASASTVKDLEDWKSQTQEEMILSSSFLMHVHLSQVVINVNDSLYKDIYELLLQMLNATACETSQEANMDKNSPVSQSSVFLECDSVEILISRDTSESIGSSIKSELSGQWHKFKLKVQRFELLSVTNTGGVKAASFFRLTHGEGKLYGSVTGVPDHEFLLITCNNSSVKRGNGGGSNALSSRCAGSEIIYLSDPEISHKITSIAVSCCTVIAVGGRVDWFVVISSFFSLPASNTKDADDTSISKREQDISYTTCFVLSLIDIALSYEPFMKNLVGQSEVLNSASGFSCIKEDMGEQCVSCLLAASSLTLSSSSMADSVESVFQIRVQDLGLLLHLISKLDSLPDTYSVEHLQKSGYVKVAQEAFLEAILKTNCASGLLWELKLSKSHLNVETCYDTTAALIRLASQLQLLFAPDVEESIVHLQNRWDNVQQAQQSDGFNNESKPLRHDRAASISEQCSPKTYSKDGASIAGLMDEICEDAFQVNDNNACQSYSFESGFYIPHDRSSLVEVGKVNLDEPEVLSPELKLPGSVPVLGPEGSHTSFLQDGCFPKIIESYCLSDLRPLSELSIDMHSKELSKIKLRNVSHREIESGSGGWYEGNSSKVLENHISEENGKTGLVKAAHHGLPHPNDCPPHSKTCGRVILKNLDIRWKMYGGSDLVDSGENGQHSGRNTSVCLELALSGMKFQYDTFPVGGLHISKMSLSVQDFFLYDRSQNAPWILVLGYYYSKGHPRESYSKAFKLDLEAVRPDPLTPLEEYRLNVAFLPMLLHLHQCQLNFLVDFFGRKNPLNDPFPNNCHDSEGSKSFPEKSKDHACLSIAQEALLPYFQKLDIRSIIVRVDYSPSHVDLAALRCGKYVELVNLIPWKGVELNLKHVHASGIYGWNSVGETALGEWLEDISQNQIHKILRGLPTVRSLIAVGTGAAKLISSPVENYKKDRRVIKGLQRGTIAFLRSISLEAVALGVHLAAGAHDFLVQAEYSLSSIPSSVALPVKDKSKTGVRSNQPKDAQQGIQQACESLSDGLGKSASVLVQNPLKKFQRGSGAGPALAAAVRAVPAAAIAPASACASAVHYALLGFRNSLDPERKKESMEKYCPTQPWEED from the exons ATGTTCCCCTGGAAGATTGCAAAATCGGCGGAAGCCATGTTCTCCCGCTGGGCTCTCAAGCGGGTTTGCAAATTCTTCCTCAAGAAGAAATTAGGACAGTTTATCCTCGGCGAAATCGACCTTGACCAGCTCGATGTTCAACTTTCTCAAGGTACCATTCAGCTCACCGATCTCGCTCTCAATCTCGACTTCATCAACGCCAAG CTTGGTAAAACATCATCTATAATGGTTAAAGAAGGTTCAATTGGATATCTTTTGGTTAAAATGCCTTGGAGTGGTAAAGGTTGTGAGGTTGAAGTGAATGAGCTTGAACTCGTGGTTTCTCCTTGCACGAATAGAACCGCAACCGCCGAAGATGAAACTTGTGGTTCTTCTGATGTTGATAAAGATAATTGTGAAATCAAATATAGCTCAAGTAAGACTAATCATGAAACGGGAGATGATGCTATGAAGTCGATTTCAATGGATGTTCATGAGGGTGTGAAGACTATTGCAAATATGATAAAGTGGTTGCTTACGAGCTTTCATGTGAAAATAACAAATGTGATTGTTGCGTTTGATCCgtttttggaaaatgatgaaggaaGGGAAATGGATTGTCATGGTACTTTAGTTCTTCGGGTTTCTGAAATACAATGTGGGACTAGTTTGTCTGAAGATACCGAGTCTAATGTTGATCTCCTTGGAATAAGCCAGTTGATAAATTTTGTGAAGTTTGATGGGGCGGTActtgagattctcaaaatagataATGAAAAGAAAGAGTTACCGGGTCAGCATGTGTTGGAAACAGGATGTGGTGAAGCTGGTTTGGGATCAACTCGATCCACGTGTCCGGTCATGACTGGGAAGCAAGGTGGATTTGGTGGAAATATAAAATTAAGTATTCCTTGGAAGAATGGTTCCTTGGACATTTGCAAGGTGGATGCAGATGTTTATGTTGATCCGGTAGTGTTAATATTTCAGCCCAGCTCAATTGAATGGCTATTGAAGTCATGGGGAACTCTTAAAAATTTGAATAAGGAAGCCAAGTGCAAGAATCACAACTTAAGAGGACCTTCCCATTTAAATTCCGCGCTGGTGAATCCTTCATCAACTTCAGTTTCTATTGCCAATGTCACAAGTGAAATGATAACTGGCCATGGTAGTTTACGCGCCAATTGTGCCTCCTTGACCCAACCAGAAGATCCAGAATCCCCTGAAGCTCTGCTTCCTGCTGCTAATCTTATTTCAGACTGGGTGCCATTTTCTACTCATCTGAATCCTAAAGATGGTTTTCAAGAACCTGATTTTGGGGCAAG CGTGGACCAGTTTTTTGAATGTTTTGATGGAATGAGAAATTCTCAATCTGCTTTAGGGAGTAGTGGAATGTGGAACTGGACATGTTCGGTTTTCAGTGCTATTACCGCTGCATCCAGCCTTGCTTCTGGATCTTTGCAAATCCCCCCTG AACAGCCTCACATGGAAACCAATCTCAGGGCTACTTTTTCGGGAGTATCTGTTGTTTTATCCTTCTATGATGATGAACAGAGCTGTTTTTATAAGCCTGAAATTGGTAACACAGTTGGATCACAGATTGATTATCTTGGTGCAGAGTGCAATGAAATTGTTGTTGCCATGAAG GTATGTCCTCAAATAATGACTTTTGATGGCTTGGTGAAGCATGTAGAAGTTGCTAATTTTTTGAACATTGGAAGTGATGCTGAGAATCAGAGTGCTTTGGTTGGACACTTACAAACTAAGGTCCTTGATGCTCTCCCTTTGTCTACCTCTTACAATCTAGATTCAGATTCATTAATTGGGCCAGTTGCAACAGACTTTCCATTTGGAAATAAGGATTTCTTATTGAAAGTTACATTGTTTAAAACTTCTGGTGTCACCAATTGCAAATTTACAGTGCAATCAAGTTCTTCAGATGGTTGTGTGACTGGGATGACATCATTCTCGTTGAACCTGCCCCCTTTTACTTTCTGGGTAATATTTTCTGTGATAAATGTGCTCACTAACCTGCTAAAGGAAATTGGAAAATCACTTGAAGTGCATAATAAAGCAGAAGAGATTTTTTCTGAAGCCTCAGATGAAAAGTATGGATCATCTCAAAATGATGCCAAGCAAAGTTTCAGTCCTTGTGCGACATCCTTCTCCACAACAGAATGCTTTCATGGTGATATATCAATTTGTAGTGCAAGAGTAATACTGTGTTTTCCTTTTGATAAGGCTGGAGATCGTGCAGCTTCATTTTCCTGGGAAAAGTTAATTGCTCTTGATTTTAGTTCATCGTCCCCTTTGAACAAGGGTTGCACCCCAGATGGTAGCCAAACTTCAAGTGCAAGTTCAAAGAAAAGATTTCCGTCTGTAGCAGCACAATCTCTTCAGTTGAATTTTTGTGATCTAGATATATACTTGATCACATCAACAAGTAATGGCAGTGGTAGAATAAGCTCCAATGATGTGAAGAATGAGGAATTTTATGGCAGCTGCTTCCTTTCCATTGCTCGTAGAAGgggcagtttctctgtatttcgtGTGGTTTGGCAGGAGGGTCAAGTGACCGGTACTTGGATTGCTAAGAAAGCTAGATTATTTGTTAATTCAGAGCAATCAATGGGAAAAGATGATATTGCCGGAAGAGGGTATGAATATGCATCTGCATCAACGGTGAAAGATTTGGAAGATTGGAAATCTCAAACTCAAGAAGAGATGATTCTAAGCTCGTCATTTCTAATGCATGTCCATCTATCTCAAGTTGTGATTAATGTGAATGATTCTCTCTATAAAGACATATACGAGCTTTTACTTCAGATGCTAAATGCAACGGCATGTGAGACTTCTCAGGAAGCCAATATGGATAAAAATTCTCCAGTCTCACAATCATCGGTATTTTTAGAATGTGATTCCGTAGAAATTCTTATTAGCAGGGATACATCTGAGAGTATCGGAAGCTCAATCAAGAGTGAGCTTTCTGGACAATGGCATAAATTCAAGCTGAAGGTTCAAAGGTTTGAGTTGCTATCTGTCACCAATACAGGCGGTGTTAAGGCTGCGAGTTTCTTCCGACTAACCCATGGTGAAGGCAAGTTGTATGGGTCCGTTACTGGAGTTCCTGATCATGAGTTTCTTCTGATTACTTGCAACAACTCCTCTGTGAAGCGAGGTAATGGGGGAGGTTCTAATGCGTTATCCTCTAGATGTGCTGGTTCTGAGATCATATATCTATCTGACCCAGAGATTTCTCATAAAATTACATCTATTGCTGTCAGCTGTTGCACAGTTATTGCTGTAGGCGGTCGTGTAGATTGGTTTGTTGTAATATCTTCCTTTTTCAGTTTGCCTGCTTCTAATACTAAAGATGCAGATGATACTAGTATTTCAAAGAGGGAACAAGATATCTCTTACACGACTTGTTTTGTTCTCAGCTTGATTGACATTGCTTTGAGTTATGAGCCCTTTATGAAAAATCTTGTAGGTCAGAGTGAGGTCCTTAATTCCGCGTCTGGCTTTTcttgcatcaaagaagatatgggGGAACAATGTGTTTCTTGTCTGTTGGCTGCATCCAGCTTGACTCTTTCAAGTTCATCTATGGCAGACTCAGTTGAAAGTGTTTTTCAAATTAGAGTCCAAGACCTGGGGCTTTTGCTTCATTTAATTTCAAAGCTTGATTCTCTCCCTGACACTTATAGTGTAGAGCATCTTCAAAAGTCCGGGTATGTTAAAGTTGCTCAGGAGGCTTTTCTGGAGGCAATTTTGAAAACCAACTGTGCTAGTGGTCTTCTTTGGGAACTAAAATTATCCAAATCTCACCTTAATGTGGAAACTTGCTATGATACAACTGCTGCTCTGATTCGTTTGGCTTCTCAACTTCAGCTATTATTTGCCCCTGATGTTGAGGAGTCCATTGTGCATTTGCAGAATAGATGGGATAATGTTCAACAGGCACAGCAGAGTGATGGATTTAATAATGAAAGCAAGCCTCTCAGACATGACAGGGCGGCTTCAATTTCTGAGCAGTGCTCTCCAAAAACATATTCAAAGGATGGAGCTAGTATAGCTGGCTTGATGGATGAAATATGTGAAGATGCATTTCAAGTAAATGACAATAATGCATGTCAATCATATTCTTTTGAATCGGGATTTTACATTCCACATGATAGAAGCAGCTTAGTTGAGGTTGGTAAGGTGAATTTGGATGAACCTGAAGTTCTCTCTCCTGAACTAAAGTTGCCTGGATCAGTGCCTGTATTAGGACCAGAAGGTAGTCACACTTCATTTCTGCAAGACGGATGCTTTCCAAAGATTATAGAAAGCTATTGTCTGTCCGACTTACGACCTCTCTCAGAGCTATCTATAGATATGCATTCTAAAGAGCTTTCTAAAATCAAGCTGAGGAATGTGTCACATCGAGAGATTGAAAGTGGAAGTGGTGGATGGTATGAAGGCAACTCTTCAAAAGTATTAGAAAATCACATTTCAGAGGAAAATGGAAAAACTGGACTGGTGAAGGCCGCACATCATGGTCTACCTCATCCTAATGATTGCCCACCCCACAGCAAGACTTGTGGACgtgtaattttaaaaaatcttGATATAAGATGGAAAATGTATGGTGGTTCTGACTTGGTTGATTCAGGGGAAAATGGACAACATTCTGGGAGGAACACGTCTGTTTGCTTGGAACTTGCATTGTCTGGGATGAAATTTCAGTATGATACATTTCCAGTTGGTGGACTACATATATCTAAGATGTCTCTGTCAGTTCAAGATTTTTTTCTGTATGACAGAAGCCAAAATGCACCTTGGATACTG GTGCTAGGATATTATTACTCAAAGGGCCATCCTAGGGAATCTTATTCAAAAGCATTTAAGTTGGACTTGGAGGCAGTTAGACCAGATCCTCTAACTCCCCTTGAAGAGTACAG GTTAAATGTTGCTTTTCTACCTATGCTATTACATCTACATCAGTGCCAGCTCAATTTTCTTGTTGATTTCTTTGGGAGGAAAAACCCATTAAATGACCCGTTTCCTAATAATTGTCATGATTCGGAGGGTTCAAAATCATTTCCTGAGAAAAGTAAAGATCATGCATGCCTTTCAATCGCACAAGAGGCATTGCTTCCTTACTTCCAG AAACTAGATATACGGTCTATTATTGTTCGTGTGGATTACAGTCCTAGTCATGTAGATCTAGCCGCATTAAGGTGTGGGAAATATGTAGAACTTGTAAATCTTATCCCTTGGAAG GGTGTTGAGCTTAACCTGAAACATGTTCATGCTTCTGGCATCTATGGTTGGAACAGTGTTGGCGAAACAGCTTTAGGGGAGTGGCTGGAAGATATATCTCAGAATCAG ATTCATAAAATACTCCGGGGGCTTCCCACTGTACGATCATTAATTGCAGTTGGGACTGGTGCTGCTAAGCTGATTTCGTCACCAGTTGAGAACTACAAGAAGGACCGGAGAGTGATCAAAGGTTTGCAGAGAG
- the LOC131602600 gene encoding autophagy-related protein 2 isoform X2 encodes MFPWKIAKSAEAMFSRWALKRVCKFFLKKKLGQFILGEIDLDQLDVQLSQGTIQLTDLALNLDFINAKLGKTSSIMVKEGSIGYLLVKMPWSGKGCEVEVNELELVVSPCTNRTATAEDETCGSSDVDKDNCEIKYSSSKTNHETGDDAMKSISMDVHEGVKTIANMIKWLLTSFHVKITNVIVAFDPFLENDEGREMDCHGTLVLRVSEIQCGTSLSEDTESNVDLLGISQLINFVKFDGAVLEILKIDNEKKELPGQHVLETGCGEAGLGSTRSTCPVMTGKQGGFGGNIKLSIPWKNGSLDICKVDADVYVDPVVLIFQPSSIEWLLKSWGTLKNLNKEAKCKNHNLRGPSHLNSALVNPSSTSVSIANVTSEMITGHGSLRANCASLTQPEDPESPEALLPAANLISDWVPFSTHLNPKDGFQEPDFGASVDQFFECFDGMRNSQSALGSSGMWNWTCSVFSAITAASSLASGSLQIPPEQPHMETNLRATFSGVSVVLSFYDDEQSCFYKPEIGNTVGSQIDYLGAECNEIVVAMKVCPQIMTFDGLVKHVEVANFLNIGSDAENQSALVGHLQTKVLDALPLSTSYNLDSDSLIGPVATDFPFGNKDFLLKVTLFKTSGVTNCKFTVQSSSSDGCVTGMTSFSLNLPPFTFWVIFSVINVLTNLLKEIGKSLEVHNKAEEIFSEASDEKYGSSQNDAKQSFSPCATSFSTTECFHGDISICSARVILCFPFDKAGDRAASFSWEKLIALDFSSSSPLNKGCTPDGSQTSSASSKKRFPSVAAQSLQLNFCDLDIYLITSTSNGSGRISSNDVKNEEFYGSCFLSIARRRGSFSVFRVVWQEGQVTGTWIAKKARLFVNSEQSMGKDDIAGRGYEYASASTVKDLEDWKSQTQEEMILSSSFLMHVHLSQVVINVNDSLYKDIYELLLQMLNATACETSQEANMDKNSPVSQSSVFLECDSVEILISRDTSESIGSSIKSELSGQWHKFKLKVQRFELLSVTNTGGVKAASFFRLTHGEGKLYGSVTGVPDHEFLLITCNNSSVKRGNGGGSNALSSRCAGSEIIYLSDPEISHKITSIAVSCCTVIAVGGRVDWFVVISSFFSLPASNTKDADDTSISKREQDISYTTCFVLSLIDIALSYEPFMKNLVGQSEVLNSASGFSCIKEDMGEQCVSCLLAASSLTLSSSSMADSVESVFQIRVQDLGLLLHLISKLDSLPDTYSVEHLQKSGYVKVAQEAFLEAILKTNCASGLLWELKLSKSHLNVETCYDTTAALIRLASQLQLLFAPDVEESIVHLQNRWDNVQQAQQSDGFNNESKPLRHDRAASISEQCSPKTYSKDGASIAGLMDEICEDAFQVNDNNACQSYSFESGFYIPHDRSSLVEVGKVNLDEPEVLSPELKLPGSVPVLGPEGSHTSFLQDGCFPKIIESYCLSDLRPLSELSIDMHSKELSKIKLRNVSHREIESGSGGWYEGNSSKVLENHISEENGKTGLVKAAHHGLPHPNDCPPHSKTCGRVILKNLDIRWKMYGGSDLVDSGENGQHSGRNTSVCLELALSGMKFQYDTFPVGGLHISKMSLSVQDFFLYDRSQNAPWILDIITQRAILGNLIQKHLSWTWRQLDQIL; translated from the exons ATGTTCCCCTGGAAGATTGCAAAATCGGCGGAAGCCATGTTCTCCCGCTGGGCTCTCAAGCGGGTTTGCAAATTCTTCCTCAAGAAGAAATTAGGACAGTTTATCCTCGGCGAAATCGACCTTGACCAGCTCGATGTTCAACTTTCTCAAGGTACCATTCAGCTCACCGATCTCGCTCTCAATCTCGACTTCATCAACGCCAAG CTTGGTAAAACATCATCTATAATGGTTAAAGAAGGTTCAATTGGATATCTTTTGGTTAAAATGCCTTGGAGTGGTAAAGGTTGTGAGGTTGAAGTGAATGAGCTTGAACTCGTGGTTTCTCCTTGCACGAATAGAACCGCAACCGCCGAAGATGAAACTTGTGGTTCTTCTGATGTTGATAAAGATAATTGTGAAATCAAATATAGCTCAAGTAAGACTAATCATGAAACGGGAGATGATGCTATGAAGTCGATTTCAATGGATGTTCATGAGGGTGTGAAGACTATTGCAAATATGATAAAGTGGTTGCTTACGAGCTTTCATGTGAAAATAACAAATGTGATTGTTGCGTTTGATCCgtttttggaaaatgatgaaggaaGGGAAATGGATTGTCATGGTACTTTAGTTCTTCGGGTTTCTGAAATACAATGTGGGACTAGTTTGTCTGAAGATACCGAGTCTAATGTTGATCTCCTTGGAATAAGCCAGTTGATAAATTTTGTGAAGTTTGATGGGGCGGTActtgagattctcaaaatagataATGAAAAGAAAGAGTTACCGGGTCAGCATGTGTTGGAAACAGGATGTGGTGAAGCTGGTTTGGGATCAACTCGATCCACGTGTCCGGTCATGACTGGGAAGCAAGGTGGATTTGGTGGAAATATAAAATTAAGTATTCCTTGGAAGAATGGTTCCTTGGACATTTGCAAGGTGGATGCAGATGTTTATGTTGATCCGGTAGTGTTAATATTTCAGCCCAGCTCAATTGAATGGCTATTGAAGTCATGGGGAACTCTTAAAAATTTGAATAAGGAAGCCAAGTGCAAGAATCACAACTTAAGAGGACCTTCCCATTTAAATTCCGCGCTGGTGAATCCTTCATCAACTTCAGTTTCTATTGCCAATGTCACAAGTGAAATGATAACTGGCCATGGTAGTTTACGCGCCAATTGTGCCTCCTTGACCCAACCAGAAGATCCAGAATCCCCTGAAGCTCTGCTTCCTGCTGCTAATCTTATTTCAGACTGGGTGCCATTTTCTACTCATCTGAATCCTAAAGATGGTTTTCAAGAACCTGATTTTGGGGCAAG CGTGGACCAGTTTTTTGAATGTTTTGATGGAATGAGAAATTCTCAATCTGCTTTAGGGAGTAGTGGAATGTGGAACTGGACATGTTCGGTTTTCAGTGCTATTACCGCTGCATCCAGCCTTGCTTCTGGATCTTTGCAAATCCCCCCTG AACAGCCTCACATGGAAACCAATCTCAGGGCTACTTTTTCGGGAGTATCTGTTGTTTTATCCTTCTATGATGATGAACAGAGCTGTTTTTATAAGCCTGAAATTGGTAACACAGTTGGATCACAGATTGATTATCTTGGTGCAGAGTGCAATGAAATTGTTGTTGCCATGAAG GTATGTCCTCAAATAATGACTTTTGATGGCTTGGTGAAGCATGTAGAAGTTGCTAATTTTTTGAACATTGGAAGTGATGCTGAGAATCAGAGTGCTTTGGTTGGACACTTACAAACTAAGGTCCTTGATGCTCTCCCTTTGTCTACCTCTTACAATCTAGATTCAGATTCATTAATTGGGCCAGTTGCAACAGACTTTCCATTTGGAAATAAGGATTTCTTATTGAAAGTTACATTGTTTAAAACTTCTGGTGTCACCAATTGCAAATTTACAGTGCAATCAAGTTCTTCAGATGGTTGTGTGACTGGGATGACATCATTCTCGTTGAACCTGCCCCCTTTTACTTTCTGGGTAATATTTTCTGTGATAAATGTGCTCACTAACCTGCTAAAGGAAATTGGAAAATCACTTGAAGTGCATAATAAAGCAGAAGAGATTTTTTCTGAAGCCTCAGATGAAAAGTATGGATCATCTCAAAATGATGCCAAGCAAAGTTTCAGTCCTTGTGCGACATCCTTCTCCACAACAGAATGCTTTCATGGTGATATATCAATTTGTAGTGCAAGAGTAATACTGTGTTTTCCTTTTGATAAGGCTGGAGATCGTGCAGCTTCATTTTCCTGGGAAAAGTTAATTGCTCTTGATTTTAGTTCATCGTCCCCTTTGAACAAGGGTTGCACCCCAGATGGTAGCCAAACTTCAAGTGCAAGTTCAAAGAAAAGATTTCCGTCTGTAGCAGCACAATCTCTTCAGTTGAATTTTTGTGATCTAGATATATACTTGATCACATCAACAAGTAATGGCAGTGGTAGAATAAGCTCCAATGATGTGAAGAATGAGGAATTTTATGGCAGCTGCTTCCTTTCCATTGCTCGTAGAAGgggcagtttctctgtatttcgtGTGGTTTGGCAGGAGGGTCAAGTGACCGGTACTTGGATTGCTAAGAAAGCTAGATTATTTGTTAATTCAGAGCAATCAATGGGAAAAGATGATATTGCCGGAAGAGGGTATGAATATGCATCTGCATCAACGGTGAAAGATTTGGAAGATTGGAAATCTCAAACTCAAGAAGAGATGATTCTAAGCTCGTCATTTCTAATGCATGTCCATCTATCTCAAGTTGTGATTAATGTGAATGATTCTCTCTATAAAGACATATACGAGCTTTTACTTCAGATGCTAAATGCAACGGCATGTGAGACTTCTCAGGAAGCCAATATGGATAAAAATTCTCCAGTCTCACAATCATCGGTATTTTTAGAATGTGATTCCGTAGAAATTCTTATTAGCAGGGATACATCTGAGAGTATCGGAAGCTCAATCAAGAGTGAGCTTTCTGGACAATGGCATAAATTCAAGCTGAAGGTTCAAAGGTTTGAGTTGCTATCTGTCACCAATACAGGCGGTGTTAAGGCTGCGAGTTTCTTCCGACTAACCCATGGTGAAGGCAAGTTGTATGGGTCCGTTACTGGAGTTCCTGATCATGAGTTTCTTCTGATTACTTGCAACAACTCCTCTGTGAAGCGAGGTAATGGGGGAGGTTCTAATGCGTTATCCTCTAGATGTGCTGGTTCTGAGATCATATATCTATCTGACCCAGAGATTTCTCATAAAATTACATCTATTGCTGTCAGCTGTTGCACAGTTATTGCTGTAGGCGGTCGTGTAGATTGGTTTGTTGTAATATCTTCCTTTTTCAGTTTGCCTGCTTCTAATACTAAAGATGCAGATGATACTAGTATTTCAAAGAGGGAACAAGATATCTCTTACACGACTTGTTTTGTTCTCAGCTTGATTGACATTGCTTTGAGTTATGAGCCCTTTATGAAAAATCTTGTAGGTCAGAGTGAGGTCCTTAATTCCGCGTCTGGCTTTTcttgcatcaaagaagatatgggGGAACAATGTGTTTCTTGTCTGTTGGCTGCATCCAGCTTGACTCTTTCAAGTTCATCTATGGCAGACTCAGTTGAAAGTGTTTTTCAAATTAGAGTCCAAGACCTGGGGCTTTTGCTTCATTTAATTTCAAAGCTTGATTCTCTCCCTGACACTTATAGTGTAGAGCATCTTCAAAAGTCCGGGTATGTTAAAGTTGCTCAGGAGGCTTTTCTGGAGGCAATTTTGAAAACCAACTGTGCTAGTGGTCTTCTTTGGGAACTAAAATTATCCAAATCTCACCTTAATGTGGAAACTTGCTATGATACAACTGCTGCTCTGATTCGTTTGGCTTCTCAACTTCAGCTATTATTTGCCCCTGATGTTGAGGAGTCCATTGTGCATTTGCAGAATAGATGGGATAATGTTCAACAGGCACAGCAGAGTGATGGATTTAATAATGAAAGCAAGCCTCTCAGACATGACAGGGCGGCTTCAATTTCTGAGCAGTGCTCTCCAAAAACATATTCAAAGGATGGAGCTAGTATAGCTGGCTTGATGGATGAAATATGTGAAGATGCATTTCAAGTAAATGACAATAATGCATGTCAATCATATTCTTTTGAATCGGGATTTTACATTCCACATGATAGAAGCAGCTTAGTTGAGGTTGGTAAGGTGAATTTGGATGAACCTGAAGTTCTCTCTCCTGAACTAAAGTTGCCTGGATCAGTGCCTGTATTAGGACCAGAAGGTAGTCACACTTCATTTCTGCAAGACGGATGCTTTCCAAAGATTATAGAAAGCTATTGTCTGTCCGACTTACGACCTCTCTCAGAGCTATCTATAGATATGCATTCTAAAGAGCTTTCTAAAATCAAGCTGAGGAATGTGTCACATCGAGAGATTGAAAGTGGAAGTGGTGGATGGTATGAAGGCAACTCTTCAAAAGTATTAGAAAATCACATTTCAGAGGAAAATGGAAAAACTGGACTGGTGAAGGCCGCACATCATGGTCTACCTCATCCTAATGATTGCCCACCCCACAGCAAGACTTGTGGACgtgtaattttaaaaaatcttGATATAAGATGGAAAATGTATGGTGGTTCTGACTTGGTTGATTCAGGGGAAAATGGACAACATTCTGGGAGGAACACGTCTGTTTGCTTGGAACTTGCATTGTCTGGGATGAAATTTCAGTATGATACATTTCCAGTTGGTGGACTACATATATCTAAGATGTCTCTGTCAGTTCAAGATTTTTTTCTGTATGACAGAAGCCAAAATGCACCTTGGATACTG GATATTATTACTCAAAGGGCCATCCTAGGGAATCTTATTCAAAAGCATTTAAGTTGGACTTGGAGGCAGTTAGACCAGATCCTCTAA